In the Haloferula helveola genome, one interval contains:
- a CDS encoding Fur family transcriptional regulator — protein MDDAALAKLDAFIRRKGLRRTPQRDAIARLAFANDEHFTSEELFDRVRRNNINASRATVYRTIALMVEAKLLHEIDLGGDLKTYDPNFLEKPSHNHLVCIDCGKVLEFEDSHLELLNDCLTRRMGFRPVRQTIKIEACCEQLRTKGACPNLIAARVSGKRLPARKR, from the coding sequence ATGGACGATGCCGCCCTTGCCAAACTCGACGCCTTCATCCGGCGCAAGGGCCTCCGCCGCACGCCCCAGCGCGACGCCATCGCCCGGCTCGCCTTCGCCAATGACGAGCACTTCACGTCCGAGGAACTCTTCGACCGGGTCCGGCGGAACAACATCAACGCGTCGCGAGCCACGGTCTACCGGACCATCGCACTGATGGTGGAGGCCAAGCTGCTCCACGAGATCGACCTCGGCGGCGACCTCAAGACCTACGATCCGAACTTCCTGGAAAAGCCGAGCCACAACCATCTCGTCTGCATCGACTGCGGCAAGGTCCTGGAGTTCGAGGACTCGCACCTCGAGTTGCTGAACGATTGCCTGACGCGCAGGATGGGATTTCGGCCGGTCCGCCAAACGATCAAGATCGAGGCCTGCTGCGAGCAACTGCGGACCAAGGGCGCATGTCCGAACTTGATCGCGGCCCGGGTCTCGGGCAAACGCCTGCCCGCGCGGAAACGCTGA
- the argH gene encoding argininosuccinate lyase, translating to MWKGRFAVETAELVQQFGESISYDWRLYKQDVAGSIAHAHAQREAGLLTSEEFDQIENGLRQIEADIDGGKFEFKTSLEDIHMNIEAELTRRIGPAGAKLHTARSRNDQVATDTRLYCRAEVDAISVGIRSLQSALLDRAEKYAATVLPAYTHLQRGQPVTVGHHLLAYVEMLDRDLGRLADCRKRLNVSPLGSGALAGSTINLDRQAIADELGFDRISTNSMDAVSDRDYIVEFLFAMSLCGVHLSRLSEDLILWCSAEFGFVTLSDAHTTGSSLMPQKKNPDVCEITRGKTGRLLGNLVSLLTAVKGLPLTYNRDLQEDKEPLFDSIDTLKLTLAVNAEMIAAMEVREENCSRAASDPMLLATDLADWLVKQGVPFRNAHELVGKAVAESVKTGTPLNQLDLSAIDPAYTSEAGSVFDLGRALAARTNPGAPSVENVRSEIRRWRESGL from the coding sequence ATGTGGAAAGGTCGCTTTGCCGTTGAAACCGCCGAACTCGTCCAGCAGTTCGGCGAGTCCATCAGTTACGACTGGCGGCTCTACAAGCAGGACGTGGCCGGCTCGATCGCCCATGCGCACGCCCAGCGTGAGGCCGGACTCCTGACCTCCGAGGAATTCGACCAGATCGAAAACGGACTGCGGCAAATCGAGGCCGACATCGACGGCGGCAAATTCGAGTTCAAGACGTCCCTTGAGGATATCCACATGAATATCGAGGCCGAGCTTACGCGCAGGATCGGCCCGGCGGGTGCGAAGCTGCACACCGCCCGTTCACGGAACGATCAGGTTGCGACCGACACCCGCCTTTACTGTAGGGCCGAGGTGGACGCGATCTCGGTCGGAATTCGCTCCCTCCAAAGCGCGCTTCTGGATCGTGCCGAGAAGTATGCTGCCACCGTGCTGCCCGCCTACACCCACCTTCAGCGGGGCCAGCCCGTGACCGTCGGCCATCACCTTCTCGCTTACGTCGAGATGCTGGATCGTGACCTCGGCCGTCTCGCCGACTGCCGCAAGCGGCTCAATGTTTCCCCTCTCGGGTCCGGTGCACTCGCCGGATCGACGATCAATCTCGACCGTCAGGCGATCGCCGACGAGCTTGGCTTCGACCGCATATCCACGAACTCGATGGATGCCGTTTCGGATCGCGACTACATCGTCGAGTTCCTCTTCGCCATGTCCCTCTGCGGCGTGCATCTGTCCCGACTATCCGAAGACCTGATCCTCTGGTGCTCGGCCGAGTTCGGATTCGTCACCCTGTCGGATGCGCACACGACGGGTTCCTCGCTGATGCCGCAGAAGAAGAATCCCGACGTCTGCGAAATTACCCGCGGCAAAACCGGACGCCTTCTCGGCAATCTGGTTAGCCTGCTGACGGCCGTGAAAGGCCTCCCGCTGACCTACAACCGTGACCTTCAGGAAGACAAGGAACCACTCTTCGATTCCATCGACACCCTCAAGCTCACGCTCGCGGTGAACGCCGAGATGATCGCCGCCATGGAGGTGCGCGAGGAGAATTGCAGCAGGGCCGCCAGCGACCCCATGCTGCTCGCGACAGATCTCGCGGACTGGTTGGTGAAGCAAGGCGTCCCTTTCCGCAATGCGCACGAACTCGTCGGGAAGGCGGTCGCCGAATCCGTCAAAACCGGCACCCCGCTGAACCAACTCGACCTGAGCGCGATCGACCCTGCCTACACCAGTGAGGCCGGTTCAGTGTTTGACCTAGGGAGAGCGTTGGCGGCCCGTACGAATCCGGGCGCGCCATCGGTTGAGAATGTTCGGTCGGAGATCCGCCGCTGGCGAGAGTCCGGACTTTAG